The proteins below are encoded in one region of Cohaesibacter intestini:
- a CDS encoding DUF4189 domain-containing protein: MMKPVFLTLIATFLTFTSPQTADARDYFGAIAVAPNGAYGISWDYSTRGAATNRAMNECRNRARGCRSALWFRNACGALAMNDYNDWATAWGSNRGVAQNIALRNCNNRFGGCYIKRWACTSR, translated from the coding sequence ATGATGAAACCAGTATTCCTTACCCTGATTGCAACTTTTTTAACATTTACCTCACCACAAACAGCTGATGCCAGAGACTATTTTGGCGCCATCGCTGTGGCCCCGAATGGTGCCTATGGCATTTCGTGGGACTATTCGACACGCGGGGCTGCGACCAACCGCGCTATGAATGAATGCCGTAACCGCGCACGCGGATGTCGATCCGCCCTGTGGTTCCGCAATGCCTGCGGAGCACTGGCAATGAATGACTATAATGATTGGGCAACCGCATGGGGTTCCAATCGCGGTGTCGCTCAGAATATCGCCCTGAGAAACTGCAACAACCGCTTTGGTGGCTGCTATATTAAACGCTGGGCCTGTACCTCGCGATAA
- the dxs gene encoding 1-deoxy-D-xylulose-5-phosphate synthase — protein sequence MSKTPTLDAISTIDDVRSLDMAGLKQLADDVRTEMIDAVSVTGGHLGAGLGVVELTVALHHVFNTPHDRVIWDVGHQAYPHKILTGRRDRMRTLRQPKGLSGFTKRAESEFDPFGAGHSSTSISAGLGMQVASDLEGTERNVIAVIGDGAMSAGMAYEAMNNAGALDSRLIVILNDNDMSIAPPTGAMSAYLARLISGKTFLSLRDAAKQMAYSLPRFFKEKAQRMDEFGRAFFTGGTLFEELGFYYVGPIDGHNLDHLLPILKNVRDSEKGPLLVHVVTQKGKGYEPAENASDKYHGVSKFDVVTGAQVKAPSNAPSYTKVFGSSLTKEAHKDDKIVAITAAMPSGTGVDIFEKDFPDRTFDVGIAEQHAVTFAAGMACEGYKPFCAIYSTFLQRAYDQVVHDVAIQNLPVRFPIDRAGFVGADGPTHAGSFDVGFLASLPNMVVMAAADEAELVHMVATAAAHDDGPIAFRYPRGEGVGVDMPEEGVPLAIGKGRIVKEGGKVAILSFGTRLAESLKAAERLDGFGLSTTVADARFAKPLDKDMILKLAGEHEMLITVEEGVAGGFGSQVLHLLANEGALDTDLKIRSLTMADKYTDHGKPDAMYADSNLDADGIVRSVFEALGRDINEALEAGEIA from the coding sequence GTGTCCAAAACACCAACACTTGATGCCATCTCAACGATTGATGATGTGCGATCCCTTGATATGGCTGGATTGAAGCAGCTGGCTGATGACGTCCGGACCGAGATGATCGATGCGGTCTCCGTCACTGGTGGTCATCTGGGGGCAGGACTTGGTGTGGTGGAACTGACCGTCGCTTTGCATCATGTGTTCAACACACCCCATGATCGCGTGATCTGGGATGTTGGTCATCAGGCCTATCCTCACAAGATCCTGACCGGACGCAGGGACCGCATGCGCACCCTGCGCCAACCAAAGGGTCTGTCCGGTTTTACCAAGCGGGCCGAGAGCGAGTTTGACCCCTTCGGTGCAGGCCACAGTTCAACCTCGATTTCCGCTGGTCTGGGCATGCAGGTCGCCTCCGATCTGGAAGGCACCGAGCGCAATGTGATTGCCGTGATCGGCGATGGTGCCATGAGTGCCGGCATGGCGTACGAAGCCATGAACAATGCAGGCGCACTCGACAGCCGCCTGATCGTCATTCTCAATGACAATGACATGTCCATCGCCCCGCCAACTGGCGCGATGAGTGCCTATCTGGCTCGGTTGATTTCGGGCAAGACCTTCCTGTCCTTGCGTGATGCCGCCAAGCAGATGGCCTATTCGCTGCCGCGATTCTTCAAGGAAAAAGCGCAGAGAATGGACGAATTCGGCCGCGCCTTCTTCACCGGTGGTACCCTGTTTGAAGAGCTTGGTTTCTATTATGTCGGCCCGATTGACGGCCACAATCTCGACCATCTTCTGCCAATCCTCAAAAATGTCCGCGACAGCGAAAAGGGACCATTGCTGGTTCATGTCGTCACCCAAAAAGGCAAGGGCTATGAGCCTGCAGAAAATGCCAGCGACAAATATCACGGCGTCTCGAAATTCGATGTAGTCACTGGTGCGCAAGTCAAAGCCCCAAGCAATGCGCCAAGCTACACCAAGGTCTTTGGCTCCAGCCTGACCAAGGAAGCCCACAAGGATGACAAGATTGTCGCCATCACCGCCGCCATGCCAAGCGGCACCGGCGTTGACATTTTCGAAAAAGACTTCCCGGACCGGACCTTTGATGTGGGCATCGCCGAGCAGCATGCCGTGACCTTTGCCGCAGGTATGGCCTGTGAAGGCTACAAGCCTTTCTGTGCCATCTATTCCACCTTCCTGCAGCGTGCCTATGATCAGGTCGTTCATGACGTGGCAATCCAGAATTTGCCCGTTCGCTTTCCGATTGACCGGGCAGGCTTTGTCGGCGCTGACGGGCCAACCCATGCAGGCTCCTTTGATGTCGGGTTCCTCGCTTCGCTGCCCAATATGGTGGTGATGGCCGCTGCAGACGAGGCCGAATTGGTGCATATGGTCGCGACTGCCGCCGCCCATGATGATGGCCCGATTGCCTTCCGCTATCCCCGTGGTGAAGGCGTGGGCGTTGATATGCCAGAGGAAGGCGTGCCGCTCGCCATTGGCAAGGGCCGGATCGTCAAGGAAGGGGGCAAGGTTGCCATTCTCTCCTTCGGCACCCGCCTTGCCGAAAGCCTGAAGGCGGCGGAACGCCTTGATGGCTTTGGGCTCAGCACCACGGTCGCCGACGCCCGCTTTGCCAAGCCACTTGACAAAGACATGATCCTCAAATTGGCGGGCGAGCATGAAATGCTGATCACCGTTGAGGAAGGTGTCGCTGGCGGCTTCGGCTCACAGGTGCTGCATTTGCTGGCCAATGAAGGTGCGCTCGACACCGATCTCAAGATCCGCTCGCTGACGATGGCCGATAAATATACCGACCACGGCAAACCGGACGCCATGTATGCCGACAGCAATCTGGATGCTGACGGGATTGTCCGCTCTGTTTTCGAGGCTCTTGGCCGGGATATCAACGAAGCGCTGGAAGCGGGCGAGATTGCCTAG
- a CDS encoding LrgB family protein, with product MSDLSSLWVYLSASPLFHLTLTLVAYQLGLTLYQKAGMTPLLNPVLLAILIVVAVLALSGTPYERYFDGAKFVHFLLGPATVALAIPLYRQFDKVRRSGLALMVSLLSGSFVAASSAVLIAWALGGSEQSFLSLAPKSVTAPVAMGITKELGGLPSLTAVLVITTGIIGAILGPYVLNFVGVKSWAARGVAMGTASHGIGTARALQVNEEAGAFSGLAMGLNALATAILLPLIWFWLF from the coding sequence ATGAGCGACCTTTCCTCCCTTTGGGTCTATCTTAGTGCCAGCCCGTTGTTTCATCTCACTCTCACGCTGGTTGCCTATCAGTTGGGGCTGACGCTCTACCAGAAAGCCGGCATGACGCCCTTGCTCAATCCGGTGCTGCTGGCGATCCTGATTGTGGTGGCGGTGTTGGCCCTGTCTGGCACACCCTATGAGCGGTATTTCGATGGGGCGAAGTTTGTCCATTTTTTGCTTGGCCCGGCAACGGTGGCGTTGGCCATCCCGCTCTATCGACAATTTGACAAAGTGCGACGCTCCGGTCTCGCGCTGATGGTCAGCCTGCTGAGCGGCTCCTTTGTGGCGGCCAGCAGCGCGGTTCTGATTGCTTGGGCCTTGGGGGGATCGGAGCAGTCCTTTCTTTCGCTGGCACCCAAATCTGTCACCGCGCCGGTGGCGATGGGCATCACCAAGGAGCTGGGTGGCTTGCCCTCGCTGACTGCGGTTCTGGTGATTACCACCGGGATTATCGGGGCGATCCTCGGGCCTTATGTGCTGAATTTCGTGGGGGTAAAGAGCTGGGCGGCCCGCGGCGTGGCCATGGGCACGGCCAGCCATGGCATCGGCACGGCGCGTGCTCTGCAGGTCAATGAGGAAGCCGGAGCCTTCTCTGGCCTTGCCATGGGGCTGAATGCATTGGCGACAGCCATTTTGCTGCCACTCATATGGTTTTGGTTGTTTTAA
- a CDS encoding CidA/LrgA family protein, with the protein MLGLRKTNGKSWRALYGADSFAHMMRAGGIDLLFALTLIFLCQLLGESIVTLLDLPVPGPVVGMALLFVGLSIKGGIPADIAMVGDNLLKHLSLLFIPAGVGVMLHAELLRTELLPISAALLVSTLLAIAATGLMMRWLMKDGKSDAQETSQ; encoded by the coding sequence GTGTTAGGCCTGCGAAAGACCAATGGCAAGAGCTGGCGAGCACTTTATGGTGCAGACAGCTTTGCCCACATGATGCGCGCAGGAGGTATCGATTTGCTGTTCGCCCTGACACTCATTTTCCTTTGCCAATTGCTTGGCGAAAGCATCGTCACCCTGCTTGACCTGCCGGTGCCCGGCCCGGTGGTGGGGATGGCTCTTTTGTTTGTTGGCCTTTCCATCAAAGGCGGGATACCAGCCGACATCGCCATGGTTGGAGACAATCTGTTGAAGCATCTCTCCTTGCTGTTCATTCCGGCGGGTGTCGGGGTGATGCTGCATGCGGAGCTGTTGCGGACGGAGCTGCTGCCCATCTCCGCTGCGTTGCTGGTCAGCACCCTGCTCGCCATTGCGGCAACAGGGCTGATGATGCGCTGGCTGATGAAGGATGGCAAATCGGACGCGCAGGAGACAAGTCAATGA
- a CDS encoding glutaminase has protein sequence MGNRISESYLQALVGEAHERGAAHPDYWGMVADYIPELAHIKREQFAISVALEDGHVLSSGDCDTGFSIQSISKVFTLSIALGRIGDSLWKRVGREPSGNPFDSIIRLEQEKGKPRNPFINAGAIVTTDALLSGHAPKETLSEIIQFVRNAAEDDDIHINKKVAASEKATGYRNLALAHYLRSYDNLLNEPDFTLGVYYHQCAIQMTTIQLARAGRFLAGLADAPRLIAPSKVRSLNAVMMTCGQYDGSGEFAYRVGLPSKSGVGGGLLIIAPRKGAIAIWSPGLNEQGNSKMGTWAAERLSRDWDWGVFG, from the coding sequence ATGGGCAACAGGATCAGCGAAAGCTACTTGCAGGCGCTCGTCGGTGAAGCGCATGAGCGAGGCGCCGCCCATCCAGATTATTGGGGCATGGTTGCCGACTATATCCCAGAGCTTGCCCACATCAAGCGCGAACAATTTGCCATTTCGGTGGCGCTGGAAGACGGTCATGTCCTGTCGTCTGGCGATTGCGACACCGGCTTCTCGATACAGTCCATTTCCAAGGTCTTCACCTTGTCGATTGCTTTGGGGCGGATTGGCGACAGTCTGTGGAAACGGGTGGGGCGCGAGCCATCCGGCAATCCGTTCGATTCCATCATTCGTCTGGAACAGGAGAAGGGCAAGCCGCGCAATCCCTTCATCAATGCTGGCGCCATCGTCACCACCGATGCATTGCTGTCCGGCCATGCCCCAAAAGAGACCTTGTCCGAGATCATCCAGTTCGTGCGCAATGCTGCCGAGGATGATGATATTCACATCAACAAGAAAGTTGCCGCGTCCGAAAAAGCCACCGGCTATCGCAATCTGGCACTCGCCCACTATCTGCGTTCCTATGACAATCTGCTCAATGAGCCGGACTTCACTTTGGGTGTCTATTACCACCAATGCGCCATCCAGATGACCACCATCCAGTTGGCGCGGGCCGGACGGTTTTTGGCGGGGTTGGCCGATGCGCCCCGGCTGATTGCCCCGTCCAAGGTCCGCTCATTGAATGCGGTGATGATGACCTGTGGCCAATATGACGGGTCAGGGGAGTTTGCTTATCGCGTCGGCCTGCCGTCGAAATCCGGTGTCGGTGGCGGCTTGTTGATCATCGCGCCACGTAAGGGCGCGATTGCCATCTGGTCCCCGGGTCTCAACGAACAGGGCAATTCCAAAATGGGAACGTGGGCCGCTGAGCGGCTGTCGCGCGATTGGGACTGGGGTGTGTTTGGATGA
- a CDS encoding DUF805 domain-containing protein, translating into MFALFNPFYGEISRKSWWTYQSVIWVIFALLAAAFYFLLAALRMGDGIADAFSTLFGVVAASVLAIVAIYMNFCSCVNRLRNTGRTGWWWLIFQVPVIGVPLMLYFCGIEEGDPVQRPMNIQRDLDALKARYEPQVEETSDPDSRFEKAIPSAPSPHDYGKRSLRQTGRRPVSIGGGQPRTSFGRRGAI; encoded by the coding sequence ATGTTTGCATTGTTCAATCCCTTTTATGGCGAGATTTCCCGCAAGTCCTGGTGGACATATCAATCGGTGATTTGGGTGATTTTTGCCCTGTTGGCAGCGGCCTTCTATTTTCTGCTTGCCGCATTGCGAATGGGCGATGGCATCGCTGATGCTTTCTCAACGCTGTTTGGCGTTGTTGCTGCAAGTGTACTGGCGATCGTCGCGATCTATATGAATTTCTGTTCCTGCGTCAATCGCTTGCGCAATACGGGGCGCACCGGCTGGTGGTGGTTGATCTTTCAGGTGCCGGTCATCGGTGTCCCTCTGATGCTCTATTTCTGCGGCATCGAAGAAGGCGATCCGGTCCAGAGGCCGATGAATATTCAACGGGATCTTGATGCTCTGAAGGCACGCTATGAGCCGCAGGTTGAGGAGACGAGCGATCCAGACTCCCGGTTTGAAAAAGCCATTCCGTCGGCGCCATCTCCCCACGACTATGGCAAAAGAAGCCTGCGTCAGACGGGCCGTAGGCCGGTTTCTATCGGAGGGGGGCAGCCGCGCACCAGCTTTGGTCGCCGTGGCGCAATTTAA
- a CDS encoding M42 family metallopeptidase, translated as MNIDLLRRLCETPGVPGREHRVRALIESEIEGLFDETYVDPMGSLICTRYPTADLPDDSEAERILLLCHMDEIGFLVSHVSDKGFLHIDPVGGFDPRTLFARRVLVCTKDGDYKGVMNAGGKALHISSPEERKKLPEVTDFIVDLGMGEEAKSKVKVGDFIVMDEPLLDLDKKVVSKALDNRIACWLGIEAIRQMVEADVKHACEIVVAFTAQEEVGLRGARTASFGVAPDIALGIDTTLACDTPGTPEKDTVTVQGKGFGLHVKDGSFIADIDLVEEIEALAEDKGIACQRTILARGGQDGAAGQQAGSGARAIGIVVGTRYIHTVTEMIEKDDLIAARDIIAAYLGSK; from the coding sequence ATGAATATCGATCTTCTTCGCCGCCTTTGCGAAACGCCGGGTGTTCCGGGTCGTGAACATCGGGTCCGTGCCCTGATTGAATCTGAAATCGAGGGCCTGTTCGACGAAACCTACGTCGATCCGATGGGGTCGCTGATCTGCACCCGCTATCCGACTGCGGATTTGCCGGACGATTCGGAAGCGGAACGCATCCTGCTGCTCTGCCATATGGATGAAATCGGGTTCCTGGTCAGCCATGTGTCCGACAAGGGCTTTTTGCATATTGACCCGGTTGGCGGTTTTGACCCTCGCACCCTGTTTGCCCGCCGCGTGCTGGTTTGCACCAAGGATGGTGACTATAAGGGCGTGATGAATGCGGGCGGCAAAGCTTTGCATATTTCGTCGCCAGAAGAGCGCAAAAAGCTGCCCGAAGTGACCGACTTCATTGTTGATCTGGGCATGGGCGAAGAAGCCAAGAGCAAAGTCAAAGTTGGCGATTTCATCGTCATGGACGAGCCGCTGCTTGATCTCGACAAGAAAGTCGTCTCCAAGGCGCTCGACAACCGCATTGCCTGCTGGCTGGGCATCGAAGCCATCCGCCAAATGGTTGAGGCCGACGTCAAGCATGCTTGCGAAATCGTTGTTGCCTTCACCGCTCAGGAAGAAGTGGGTTTGCGCGGCGCACGCACCGCTTCCTTTGGCGTTGCTCCGGACATTGCCCTCGGCATTGACACGACGCTGGCCTGTGACACGCCGGGTACCCCTGAAAAAGACACCGTCACCGTTCAGGGCAAGGGCTTTGGCCTGCATGTGAAGGATGGCTCCTTCATCGCCGATATTGATCTGGTGGAAGAAATCGAAGCCTTGGCCGAAGACAAAGGCATTGCTTGCCAGCGCACGATCCTTGCCCGAGGCGGTCAGGATGGGGCGGCTGGTCAGCAGGCTGGGTCTGGCGCCCGTGCCATCGGCATCGTGGTCGGCACCCGCTATATCCATACGGTCACCGAGATGATCGAAAAAGACGATCTGATTGCCGCCCGCGATATCATCGCGGCTTATCTCGGCAGCAAGTAA
- a CDS encoding DnaJ C-terminal domain-containing protein, translating to MRDPYSVLGVPRSANEREIKSAFRKLAKQYHPDQNKNDPKAQEKFSEVNQAYEIVGDKEKRTRFDNGEIDAEGKERFQGFGGGGGDPFGGRGNPFGNATGGGFGGGAAEDILNEIFGNMGGGRPGGSPFGTGARNDPFGGTRQRAQPQKGQDAEAKLSVSLEDLVSDDKRRVHLPTGKSLDMKVPNGVKDGQTIRMKGQGFESRTGPAGDALVTIEILPHRLFKVEDRNIRLDLPLTLYEAVLGARIRIPTLEGKVEIKVPAGMSSGKSMRLKGKGLPDRDGNRGDLFVTAKIILPEGSDPGLRTLMEDWQDTNTYRPRGPDFG from the coding sequence ATGAGAGATCCATATAGCGTTCTTGGGGTGCCAAGATCGGCAAATGAGCGTGAGATCAAAAGCGCCTTTCGCAAACTTGCCAAGCAATATCACCCGGATCAGAACAAAAACGACCCGAAAGCGCAGGAAAAATTTTCTGAAGTCAATCAGGCCTACGAGATTGTCGGCGACAAGGAAAAACGCACCCGTTTTGACAATGGCGAAATCGATGCCGAAGGCAAAGAACGGTTTCAGGGCTTTGGCGGTGGCGGTGGTGATCCGTTCGGCGGTCGTGGCAATCCCTTTGGCAATGCGACAGGCGGCGGCTTTGGCGGCGGAGCGGCAGAAGACATTCTCAATGAGATTTTCGGCAATATGGGCGGCGGTCGCCCAGGCGGCAGCCCCTTTGGCACCGGTGCCCGAAATGACCCGTTTGGAGGCACACGCCAGCGTGCTCAGCCGCAAAAGGGGCAGGATGCCGAAGCCAAATTGTCGGTGAGCCTTGAAGACCTTGTTTCGGATGACAAACGCCGGGTGCATCTGCCCACCGGTAAGAGCCTCGACATGAAGGTGCCCAACGGCGTCAAGGACGGCCAGACCATCCGCATGAAAGGGCAGGGCTTTGAGTCCCGCACCGGTCCAGCTGGCGACGCTCTGGTGACCATCGAGATCCTACCGCACAGGCTGTTCAAAGTAGAGGATCGGAATATCCGCCTTGACCTGCCATTGACCCTTTATGAAGCGGTGCTCGGTGCACGGATCCGCATCCCGACGCTGGAAGGCAAGGTGGAAATCAAGGTGCCTGCAGGCATGAGCTCGGGCAAATCGATGCGCCTGAAAGGCAAGGGCCTGCCGGACCGTGATGGCAACCGGGGAGACTTGTTTGTCACGGCCAAGATCATTCTGCCCGAAGGCTCCGATCCGGGCTTGCGCACCCTGATGGAAGATTGGCAGGACACCAACACCTACCGTCCACGCGGGCCGGATTTTGGGTGA
- a CDS encoding HAD-IA family hydrolase: MTLDINRIECLIFDLDGTLVDSEVLCQQAHCDVVPDLDWDAAYLINHYRGIKLVDIVRAIEDRIGQSLGADYETRYRARVAELFDSQLQAFPDVTETVKALDLPRCIASSGPLKKMRHSLGLTGLLPLFEPHLFSSYAIDSWKPEPDLFLHAAETMGVAPEACLVIEDSGPGIEAAKAAGMQYLLHCPDSHQPPKGYDGPHFSHYASFPLLGPHSQV; encoded by the coding sequence ATGACACTGGACATCAACCGGATTGAATGCCTGATTTTCGATCTTGATGGCACCCTCGTCGACAGCGAGGTTTTGTGCCAACAGGCCCATTGCGATGTGGTGCCGGACCTCGACTGGGACGCTGCCTATTTGATCAACCATTATCGGGGCATCAAGCTGGTGGATATCGTCCGGGCGATCGAAGACCGGATCGGGCAATCGCTGGGCGCAGATTATGAAACGCGGTATCGCGCACGGGTGGCCGAGCTGTTTGACAGCCAGTTGCAAGCCTTCCCCGATGTGACGGAAACGGTCAAGGCACTTGATCTGCCGCGCTGTATCGCATCATCTGGCCCGTTGAAAAAGATGCGCCATTCGCTGGGGCTGACAGGCCTGTTGCCCTTGTTCGAGCCGCATTTGTTCAGCTCCTATGCCATTGACAGCTGGAAGCCGGAGCCGGATCTGTTTCTGCATGCGGCCGAGACGATGGGCGTTGCGCCAGAGGCCTGTCTGGTGATTGAGGATAGCGGTCCCGGCATTGAGGCGGCCAAGGCGGCAGGCATGCAATATCTGCTACATTGCCCGGACAGCCATCAGCCACCCAAAGGCTATGATGGGCCGCATTTTTCGCACTATGCTTCCTTTCCCCTGCTGGGGCCTCACTCACAGGTCTGA
- a CDS encoding winged helix-turn-helix domain-containing protein, with amino-acid sequence MTMQSLSNRQARRIALKAQGFLPQMRGLKRPDQRHLAAIFDSIGLLQIDSVNVLDRAHYLTLFARLGAYDRKLIDRAAHEVTSLSKPKAYFEYWGHEASILPVALYPALRWRMEDAARHQGLWGGIGRFAKENPERVEAVYRTIEEQGPIGVGALDKERKGKGAWWGWSDTKIALEFLFWSGRITSAGRQTFARLYDIPERVLPADILAQGTLPAGEAKRQLIEIGARSHGVGTEACFRDYFRLSPKDSKQAVAELVEMGVLDPVEVEGFAKQAYLHKDAVIPARAQCQALLAPFDSLIFMRDRAETLFNFRYRIEIYVPKEKRQFGYYVLPFLMGDQLVARLDLKANRQEGILEVFASHGEPKIDQGKVAKALIAELEMMAQWMGLSDIRIHEQGDLAVSLKQASAE; translated from the coding sequence ATGACCATGCAATCCCTTTCCAATCGACAGGCAAGGCGAATCGCCTTGAAGGCGCAGGGTTTTCTACCCCAAATGCGTGGCCTGAAGCGCCCGGATCAACGCCATCTGGCAGCCATCTTCGATTCCATCGGGCTGTTGCAGATCGACAGCGTCAATGTGCTGGACCGGGCGCACTATCTCACCCTGTTTGCCCGGCTAGGGGCTTATGATCGCAAGCTGATCGACCGGGCAGCCCATGAAGTGACGTCCCTCAGCAAACCGAAGGCCTATTTCGAATATTGGGGGCATGAGGCCTCGATCCTGCCCGTGGCCCTGTATCCGGCGCTTCGCTGGCGGATGGAGGATGCAGCCCGCCATCAGGGGCTTTGGGGTGGCATTGGTCGCTTTGCGAAAGAAAATCCCGAGCGGGTGGAAGCGGTCTATCGCACGATTGAAGAACAAGGCCCGATCGGGGTCGGAGCGCTGGACAAGGAGCGCAAGGGCAAAGGCGCTTGGTGGGGCTGGAGCGACACCAAGATAGCGCTGGAATTTCTGTTCTGGTCAGGCCGGATCACTTCGGCGGGGCGGCAGACTTTTGCCCGGCTTTATGACATCCCCGAGCGGGTGTTGCCCGCCGATATTCTGGCCCAAGGCACCTTGCCCGCCGGTGAGGCCAAGCGGCAGCTGATCGAGATCGGTGCACGCAGCCACGGTGTCGGGACCGAGGCCTGTTTTCGCGACTATTTCCGTCTATCACCCAAAGACAGCAAGCAAGCGGTTGCCGAACTGGTCGAGATGGGTGTTCTGGACCCGGTCGAGGTGGAAGGCTTTGCCAAACAGGCCTATTTGCACAAGGACGCCGTCATCCCGGCGCGTGCCCAGTGTCAGGCTTTGCTGGCGCCGTTCGATTCCCTGATTTTCATGCGCGACCGGGCGGAGACCCTGTTCAACTTCCGTTACCGGATCGAGATTTATGTGCCCAAGGAAAAGCGCCAGTTTGGCTATTATGTGCTGCCTTTCCTGATGGGCGATCAGTTGGTGGCACGGCTGGACCTGAAGGCCAATCGGCAGGAGGGCATTCTGGAAGTCTTCGCCAGCCATGGTGAACCGAAAATTGATCAGGGAAAAGTGGCCAAAGCACTGATCGCAGAGCTTGAGATGATGGCGCAATGGATGGGCCTGTCCGATATCCGGATCCATGAACAGGGGGATCTGGCAGTAAGCCTCAAACAGGCAAGCGCGGAATAG